Part of the Cryptosporangium arvum DSM 44712 genome, CGCGAACGATCGTCGGCGAGAACACGCTGTTCTACACCCTCGCCGGCGCGGTGCTCGCCGATCTCGCGCTCGGCGAGCACGTCCGGACCGGCGACGGCCGGGTCGGATCGACGGTCGTGCGGGTGGTCGAGGATCACCCGCCTGCGGACACCATCCTGCGCTCCGCGTGGGACTACGTTGCCGCGAAGCCCCGGGGCGTCCAGACCGTGCTCGCCGCGGTCGGACCGCCGTTACGCAGCCAGGTGCTGGAGCGGCTCGTCCTCCGCGGCGAGCTGCGCCGGGAGACCCGCAAGACGCTCGGCCTGTTCAACCGGAGCGTCCTCGAGGACGGCGGGACCGGCCACCGGGCGCGCCTCCTCGACGACGTACGGCAGGTGCTGGTCGACGGCGCGGAGCCGCAGCCGAGAGTCGCCGCGCTGGCGGCGCTGATCTCGGGGAGCGGGACGCTGCCGCAGTTCGACCCCGAGATTCCGTGGTCAACCCCGGTGATCACCCGAGCCAAGCAGCTCGAGCGAGGGAACTGGGGCGCCGGTGCCGCCGCGGAGGCCGTTACGCGTACCGTCACCGCGACGATCATCAACAGCGTGATCGTCACGGCGACCGCAACTCCCCAGCCGGGCTCGTCCTGAAGCATCGGCGGCGGCGGTCGATTCCTGGATGGACTACCAGGGTCCGATCTACTGACTGCCGGCCGGGGCCGGGGCTTGGACACTGTCGCGCAGGATGACCGCGATGTCGCAGCGGGCCCGGTGCAGCCGGTCGACCTCCGCGGCCAGGTCCGCGTCGACCTGGCGCAGGATCTTCGCCGTGAGGTGCTGGTCCGCGAGCACCTCGGCGATCTGGGAGAGCGAAGCGCCCAACCCCACCAGGCGCCGGATGCACAGAAGTCGGTTGAGGTCCTCGGCGTCGTATTGCTTGTACCCGTTGTACCGACGCTTCGGCTCCGCGAGCAGACCGAGCCGGTGGTAGTACCGGATCGTGTTCACCGTGGTGTCGGCCAGCTCGGCCAGCTCACGGGTACTCCAAGCCACGAAAGCCCCTTCCACCTGCAAAAACTTCGGTTCCGACCCGCTCGAAACGAAGCTAGCCCGCGTACTCGACGGATGCCTGAGTCAAATTGCTGCCATCTAGAGTGTTGGGCGTGAACCCGGCTGGGTCAGGTCTCGTAGGGCGAGCGGCAGAGCTGGACCGTCTGGACTCGCTTCTCGACGAAACGGCACGAAACGGTGCTGCCCTCGTTCTCTCGGGCGAGCCGGGCGTCGGCAAGACGGCGCTGCTGAACGCGGCCGCGGAGCGCGCGGTGGCACGCGGAATCCGCGCGATCCGCGGCGGCGGCGTCGAGTACGAGACGGAGATCAGCTTCGCGGGCCTGCACCAGCTCGTCAGCCCGCTCTTCCCCGAGCTGGAACGGCTGCCGGAGTCGTCGCGTGCGGCGCTGGAGGTCGCGCTCGGCGTCGGAACCGGGCTCGGGCGACCGGAGATGGCCGTCCTGCACGCCGCTCTCGCACTGTTCTGCGAGGCGGCCGCCGCGCAGCCACTGCTCTTGATCGTCGACGACCTGCACGTCCTCGATCGGGCCAGCCGATCGGTGATCAGCTTCGTCGCCCGGCGGGCCGGCGGTCACCGCGTCGGTGTGCTCGCCGCCGTCCGGACCGGTACCGACCAGTCACCGGAACGCATCCGGCTGCCGGAGATGCCCATTCTGCCGCTGGGGGACGCGGCGGCGATCCGGCTGCTGTCGGAGCGGTTCACCCACCTGTCCCGCCGGACGATCGACGGCGTAGCTCATCAGGCGCAGGGGAATCCGCTGGCCCTGCTGGAGTTCGGTGCCCTGGCCGGGGCGCCGGGGTCGCCCCGCGGTGACCACGCCCGCACCGGTACCGGTCCGGCGGAGGAGGTACGGGCGCTGTATGCCGCGCGCGTCGCCCGGCTACCCCCGACCACCCGTGAGCTGCTGCTGCTCACCGCCCTGGAAGGGACCGGGGAGCTCAGCGTCCTGGCCGCGGCCGGCGGAGCCCTCGACGCGCTCGACACCGCCGAGCGGGACCACCTGATTCGCGCCGCGCCGGACGGGCGCACGGTGCGCTTCCAACACCCGCTGGTCCGATCGGCCGTCGTCGAGCAGGCGACGCTCGAACAGCGTCGGAGTGCCCATCGACGGCTGGCCGAGGCGCTGGCCGATCAGCTCGAGCGCCGGTCCGATCACCTCTGGATGTCCGCTACGGGTCTCGACGAGTCGGTCGCGCAGATCATCGAGGCGGGGGCCCGGCAGAGCCTGCGCCGAGGCGACGCACTGGGGGCACTGTCCCGGTTCCGGCGGGCCGCGGCCCTGAGCCCGGATCGGGAGGTCGGGCGCCGCCGTCTCGCCCAGGCCGCGTACGTCGGGGCGTACATCGCCGGTCACCTCGAGCTCTCCCATCAGCTCATGCGGGAGCTGGACGACCAGCCGGACGTCAGCCGATCGCTGTCGGAGGCCGCCGCGGCCGGATACCTCTACCTGATGACCGACGGCGATGCCGCCACCGCCCACCGGCTGCTGGTCGAGGCAATCGGATCCCCCGTTCCGAACGATGCCGACCTCTCGCCGGCCCTCTTCACGCTGATGTTGACCTGTTCCTACGCGGCGCGAGCGGACTACTGGACGCCGGTGCGGGATCTGGTCGCGACGCTTCCCGCCGGGTCCGCGACCTCGCCGGCGTCGCTGGTGCGGATCCTGGAGAACCCCGGTGCGGTTCCGGACGAGCTCCTCCGGGACCTCGACGAGCAGCTGGCCCGGCTCGACGAGGTGACCGACGCCGATGTCCTCACCCGGACCGCGCTGGCCGCGTTCTACCTCGATCGCCTCGCCCGCTGCAGCGCGCCGCTGGCCCAGGCGGTCCGGGACGCGCGTGACAGCGGAACGATAGGCGGAGGACTCCCCGCGCTGGTCCTGAGCGCGTGGGACGACCTGTACGCCGGTCGGTGGAGCCAGGCCCTCGTATCCGCCGGTGAGATCGTCACGTTCGGGGAGAGCACTGGTTATCGCTTCTACAGTCAGGCGGGGCGCTACGTCACAGCGCTCGTCGCGGCCCATCGCGGTGATTCCGACGAGTGCGCGGCCCAGTGCCAGGTGCTGTTCGAGTGGGCCGGGAGCCGCGGCCTCGAACGCCTCGCGCACTGGGCCCACCTGGCACAGGCCCGGGCGGCGCTCGGCTCGTCGGACTTCGAGGCGGCCTTCGGCCACGCGTCGGCGATCACCGCACCCGGCGAGCTGCCACCGTTCGTTCTCGAAGCGCTCTCGACTGCGTTCGACCTGGTGGAGGCGGCGCTCTACTCCGGACGCAGCGACCAGGCGCTCGCGCACGCGGCGGCGGTACGGAGTGCTTCGCTCAGCCGGGTCTCGCCCCGGTTCGCGCTCGTGACCGCGGCGGTCACCGCGATGACGTCGGACCCGTCCCAGCTGGCCCGGCACTTCGACGAGGCGCTCGCGCTGCCGGGCGTCGAGCAGTGGCCGTTCGAGCTCGCACGGACGCAGCTGGTCTACGGTGAACAGCTGCGCCGCCAGGGGCTCCGAGTCGAGCCCCGGGTTCACCTCGCCGCGGCGAGGGAGCGCTTCGAGCAGCTCGGCGCGGTGTCCTGGGCGGCGCGGGCCACTGCCGAACTGCGTGCCAGCGGGGCGACGCGCACGGCCGGGTCCCGGGTCGGGGATGCGCTCACCCCGCAGGAGCTCGGCGTCGCGGAGCTCGCCGCCGCGGGACTGTCCACGAAGGAGATCGCCGCCCGCTTGGTGCTCTCGCCGCGCACGGTGTCCGCACACCTGTACCGGGCGTTCCCCAAGCTCGGCATCACGTCACGGGCTGCGTTGCGCGACGCGCTCAACGAGCGGGCGGGCGGCCGCGACACGGATCACCAGAGCGAGGGCGCCACCGGCTCGGACGGCCAGGCCGATCGGCAGGAGGCGGGCGCCGAGCCGGCCGTAGATCCGCGAGCTGACCGACGAGGCCGCGATCCGGGCCAGCGCGCCCGGGATGAGGACCGCCGCGACGGTCAGCGGGCTCCAGCGCAGCCCTTGCAGCAGGGAGATCGTCAACACGGTCGAGTGCGCGATCAGGCCTCCGAACCACAGTGATGCCACCAGGTTCCCGGCCGCGAATCCCCGGGAGGTCATCAGCGCGGGCACGAACAGGGGCATGCGGCCACGGGCGGCGTACCGGTACTCCCAGACGCCGGTCGCCGCGACCAGCAGGCCGCAGATCCCGAGAATGCTCCGGAGCCGATCGCCGTCGATACCCGGGTCGATCACCGGCAGGGTCACCAGCAGCACGAACGCGCCGACCAGGACGATCGCCGGCAGATCGAGGTCCATCCGGCCCGCCTCGCGCGTCCGGACCGGGATGAAGCGGAGCGTGAGCAGCGCGGTCGCGAGGACGAACGGCAGGCTCAGGGCCAGCACCGCCCGCCAGGCCAGTGCGTCGGGCACCACGGCCAGTAGCAGCCCGGCGGCGAGCGGCCCCACGACCGCGGCGGCCGCCCCGGCGGCGGAGTAGGCGGCCAGTGCCCGGACCCGCCGCAGGCCTCTGAAGTGGTCCTGGATGATGCCCAGCACCTGAGCGCTGATCAGCCCGGCGCCCAGCCCCTGCACGGCGCGTGCCGTGGCCGCCGACCAGTCAATACACGGACAGGAACCACTGCGCCCCGCCGGTCGGTGCACCCAGTTCGGTGGCGAGCGAGGGAACCGCGTAGTTGACGACGCCCTGATCCATCAGCGTCGCGAACCCGGCGCCGGCGCAGCAGGCGAGCACACCGAGCTCCGTGCGTCGCATCGACCCCGACAGCCCCTACGGCCGGGGAAGGTCGAGGTGCTCGCGGAGTGTGGTGCCCGTGTACTCGGTGCGGTAGATACCTCGATCCTGGAGGGCGGGCACCAGCCTGTCGACGATCTCGTCGATCGTGCCGGGGATGAGCTGCGGGATCAGGTTGAAGCCGTCGACGACGCCGTCGCCCACGAAGCGGGCCCACTCGTCGGCGACCTGGCCGGGCGTCCCGACGAAGCCCTCGTGCCGCGGGGTGACCTCGGCGACCAGGTCGCGGATGGAGAAGCCACCTGCTTCGGCCAGCACCCTCCACTGGGCGATCCGGTCGAGCTTGCCGGTCCGCCACTCGATCGGGAGCGTGCCGCGGGAGGGGTCCAACTCGCCGTCGGTGGGCTCGATGTCCGGGAGCGGGCCGTCCGGGTCGTAGTCCGAGAGGTCCTTGCCCCAGAACTGTTCGAGGAACGCGATGGCCCGCGGGCCGGTGGTCTGCTCCCGGCGGATCCACTGGGCCCGGTCGGTGGCCTCGGCCGGGGTGTCACCGAGCACCACCGAGGTTCCCGGCAGGATCCGTAACGAGTCCGGTGCGCGGCCGTATGCGGCCAGCCGGGCCCGGAGATCGTCGGCGTACGCAGCGGCCTCGTCGTAGGTGCTGTGCGCGGAGAAGACGACGTCAGCGTGGCGGGCGGCCAGGTCGCGGCCGCCCGGGGAGTCGCCGGCCTGGAAGATCACCGGACGGCTCTGTGGACTCTTCGGCGTCGTTGCGGCGGCTCGGAGGGTCACGAGATCCGTGGCGCGCTCCACGGTGTCCGGACCCGACCAGAGGGCCTTCGCCGCGTCGACGAACTGGGCGGCCCGCTCGTAGCGCCGCTCGTGGGGCAGCCAGCCGCCGTGCCGGAAGTTCTCCCCGGTCCAGGCGTTGTCGGTGGTCACGACGTTCCACCCGGCCCGGCCGCCGGAGATCAGATCGAGCGACGCCAGACGCCGGGCCAGGTCGGCCGGGTAGTTGTAGGTCGCGTTCTGAGTGGCGACCAGGCCGATCCGCTCGGTGACCCCGGCCAGCACGGCCAGTTGGGTGATCGCGTCCGGACGGCCGGCGACGTCCAGGGAGTGGACCCGGCCCCGGTTCTCTCGGACGCGCAGCCCTTCACCGAGGAAGAAGGCGTCGAACAGGCCGCGTTCGAGGGTCCGGGCGACGTGGACGAACGTGTCGATCTCGGTGTGCGGGGCGTGCGTGGGGTCGGTCCAGAGCAGCTGCGGGCCGACACCGGTGTAGAAGACGCCCAAGTGCAGAGTCCTGCTCACGACGCGGTTACCTCTCGGGAGCTGGTGGCGAAGCGGTTGATCGGGCGGGGGAGGCGCAGCGTCTCGCGCAGGGTGGCGCCTCTCAGCGGTCCGAGACCGTTCAGCTGCTCGACGAGTCCCGGCAGATCGACGTCGAGGACGGCCGGATGCAGGCGGACGCCGTCGACGTGTTCGGCGAGCCGGCGCAAGAGGTCACGGAGGGCCTCGGGTGAGCCGACGTGCCGGAGGCGGGTCGGCGGACCCCACGGCGTGCGGGCGTCCAGGGCTTCGAGACGCGTCTGCGCCGATTCGTCGGTGCCCAGGAGGACGTCGAGCTCGGCGAAGACCCGGGGTGCCCCGTCCCGCCGGGCCCGGGACACCTGACGTTCGAGGTCGATCCCGTCGACGAGGGCGATGTCCAGCTGCCCGGTGACGCCCAGGGTGTCGGCACCGAGGACGACGACCTGGCCCTGCGGGGGTCGCGGGGTGATCAGCGGCCCGATCACCGAGAACGTGTCGCCGACGAAGTTGATGTGGTGGACACGGTCGGGATCGAGGAACTGGCCGGTGGCGACGTCCTTGATGATCGCGTCGTCCTCCCAGGAGTCCCAGAGTTGCCGCCCCACCTCGATGACGTCGCGGACCTCCTCACGGAGGGCCTCCACGGCGAGCGGTTCACGGCCGACGGTGGCCAGGGCGGCGGCCGAGTTCTGCGCGCTCACGAGCCAGGCCGCCCGTCCGTGAGTGGCGATGTCGAGGCTGGCCAGCTGCGTGGCGAGGTGGAACGGCTCGGTGGTCGTGACGTGCAGGGCCGGGGCCAGACCGATCGTCTGGGTGCGGAGGGCCAGATATGCGGCACGCACCCCCGCCTCGATTCCGCCGCCGGAAGGCTGGGCCGAATCGTCCAGCGTCACGAGGGCGAACCCGGCGTCGTCGGCGAGACGCGCGACCCGGGTCAGTTCGTCCGGATCGAAGGCGGCGCCGGGCGGCCCCGCAGCCGCCGGATGGGCACCCGGTCCGCTGATTTCCACCGCCAGATGCGGATACGCCATCGTGCGTCCTCCTAGGAAGGTTCGCGCAGCAGCGGCAGGAGCTGGTCGCCCTGCCGCTTGATCTCCGGCAGATAGGGGGTGTCGGAGAGCAGGAAATGGGTGATGCCGAGCTCCCGGTAGCGGCGCAGCGACGTCGCCACGTCCTGCGCGGAGCCGACCAGCCACGTCGTCGCCGCGCCCGCGGCTCCGAACCGGCCCGGAGCGGTGTAGAGGTTGTCGTCGAGCACGTCCCCGCGCTCGGCGAGACCCAGCAGGCGCTGCTGACCGACGGCGGTCCGCCAGTCCGCGTCGCGGGCGATCGTGCCTTCGGCCATCTTCGCCACCCGGGCCTGTGCGTCGATCCAGGCCTGCTCGGTGGTGTCGCGGACGAGCGTGGTGACCCGGAGGCCGAACTCCAGCGGAGCATGCTCGCGCCCCAGTGCGTCGCTCAGGCGCTTGAGCCGTTCGATCCGCTCGCGGACGTCGTCCAGCGGCTCGCCCCAGAAGAGCTGGACGTCGGCCTCGGTGGCCGCCACCTTCTCCGCCGCCGCGGAGGCGCCACCGAAGTAGAGCCGCGGATGGCGGCGCCCGGGCCGGACGACGGGTCGCTGGGCGATCGTGGAGTCGGTGACGTGGAAGTGCTCACCGCGGAACGTGACGTGCTCCCGCGTCCACAATTGCCGCACGAGCCGCAGAAACTCTTCGGTGCGGGCGTAGCGCTGGGCCTGGTCGCCCTCGCTGTCGCCGTAGGCGGCCAGGTTGTCCTGGCCCGAGACGACGTTGATCAGCACCCGGCCCGCGCTGAGCTGGTCGAGGGTGGTGACCGCGGCGGCGAAGTGCGCCGGGTGCCAGTAGCCCGGCCGGGCCGCGATCAGGGGCTGGAAGGTCGTCGTGCGGGCGGCCAGCGCCGTGGCGACGGTGAAGGTGTCCGGGCGGTTCCAACCGGCCCCGAGCAGCGCCCCGCCCCAGCCGTGCTCCTCGATCGCCAGGGCCTGCTGGGTCAGCGCCGGCAAACCGTTGTGGTCTTCGACGACGTCGTCCCCGCGGTGGCCGGCCCGCACCTGGTTGGGGACGTACCAGAGGAACTCGCTCATGACGCCACGGAGTTCCACTCCTTGGCCAGCAGCTCGTACGAGCGCACCCGGTCCGCGTGGTCGTGGGTGATCGTGGTGACGACCAGTTCGTCGGCGTCCGTGGCCTCCTGCAGTTCGAGCAGGCGCCGCGCGACGGTGTCGGGGGCGCCGACGAACTGCGTCTCGAGCCGGTCGGCGACCAGTTCCCGGTCCTCCTCGGTCCAGGGGAACGCGGCGGCCTCGGCGGGCGTCGGGAAAGCGATGGCCCCGGCGGCCGTGCGGATGCTGCGGACCCACGGGGCGTATCCGGCGGCCAGCTCCCGGGCGGTGGCGTCGTCGTCGGCCACGACCACGTCGGCCGAGACGCTGACGTAGGGCGCGTCGAGATACTCCGACGGCCGGAAGGCGGCCCGGTAGGCGGCCACGGCTTCGAGCACTCCGGCCGGAGCGACGTGGTAGTTCGCCGCGAATCGGAGTCCGCGCTCGCCGGCCACCGTGGCACTCTGTCCGCCGCTGCTGCCCAGGATCCAGAGCTCGACGTCCGCGCCCTCGCCGGGGCTGGCGTGCCCTTCGACGCCTTCGTACTGGTAGGTGCCGTGCAGCAGCGCGAGCAGGTCGTCGATCTGCTCCCCGTAGTCCGGCGGTTGCGCACCGGGCAGCTGCAGCAGACGCTGGTGCAGCGCGATCCGGGGTGAACCGAGCAGCCGGGCGAAGGAGAACGGCTTCGGCACGACCAGCCCGTTGCTCGGCCGGGCGGGCGCGGGCGTCGCCTGCGTGCTGGGCGGACGCCCGCTCGACCGGCCGAGTCCCAGGTCGATGCGCCCGGGATGCAGCGCGTCGACCAGGCCGACCTCCTCCACGACCGACAACGCGGTGCGGTGACCGAGCTGGAACCCGGCCGAGCCGAGCCGGATGCGTGAGGTCGCCGCCGCGGCCAGCGCGATCAGGACGGACGGGGACGAGCCCAGGACGCCGGGATTGAGGTGGTGTTCGGCGAACCAGTACCGGCGGTAGCCGAACTCCTCCGTCCGGCGGGCCAGATCGACGGCGTTGCGGACGGCGTCTGCGGTGGTGGAGCCGGAGCTGACCGGGACCAGGTCGAGCACGGAGAGCGGGACGCGGGTCATGAGTCTCCTTCGCTGCCGCTCGGCGGACGCCAGCCGAGCTCCGGTGCCAGATGCATCCGGACGTCGTGGAGGATCTGCAGGTAGTCCTCGTGTTCGAACTCGTAGGGCAGCTCGATTTGGAAGTCGCTGACCTGCGCCAGGACCGGATCGGCGGAGAGCTGTTCGAGGATCTGCTCGGTCGGGCCGACCAGGTCGCGGAAGAAGAGGATCCGCTTCGGACCGTTCGGGGCCAGCGTCCGTTCGTAGCGGCTCTCGGCATACGCGAGATACCGCTTCCGGGTGGTGAAGTCGTCGGTGCCCTCGCCGGTGATGACGTGGCCGGGGCTGTAGGGCTGGACGCGCGGCCGCTGGATGTTGCCGGGGGAGTGGATCACCGTGCTCTCGTCGCCGATGAAGTCGCCGCGCAGGTTGTCGACGAGCCGGCTCACCCGGTTGTGGGACAGGTCGTACGTGCGCCAGTCGCCGTCGAAGGCCAGATGCCCGATCAGCTCGGCGTGCGGCGGTGTCCCGGCGCTGAAGCCGACGCCGTGTTCGAGGTGGCGCTGGCGGATCCAGGCGCCGTCGAAGCCGAGCTGCTCGCCGTACTCGAATTGACGGAGCGTGTTCTCCAGACCCAGATACGGGTCGTCGTCAGGATAGTTACCCGGCGTGAGGAACGCGAGCGACTGGATGGTGGTCATCGGCGCTCCTTCGTGCGTCAGGCTTCGACGTTAGTGATGAACCGGCAGCCTAGTCAATTCCTATCTAAAAAGTAGGGAAACCTGCCCGCGGAGGCATTGACAGGATATCCGATCTGCTTACTATGAATTGAACGAGCGGTTTGCCGCCGTCGCCGCTACTCCGCATTGGACGGTGTTGTGAGGTTCCTTGCCATCACGTTGATCGTGCATGCCCCGCACCCGGTGAGCGGCGTGCAGAAGTCCACCAACGACCGTTTCCGCGAGGTCGTCCAGAACGCACTGCTGGCCGAGGAACTCGGGTTCGACGGCTTCGGCGTCGGCGAGCGTCACGAGCGGCCGTTCATCTCCTCCTCGCCGCCCGTCGTGCTCAGCCACCTGGCCTCGTTGACCCGCGAGATCCGGCTGTTCACCGCCGTCACCACGCTCAGCCTGCTCGATCCGGTCCGCGCCGCCGAGGACTACGCAACGCTCGACCACCTCTCCGGTGGTCGGCTCGAGCTGATCATCGGCAAGGGCAACGGCGCGGCGCAGCGGGAGCTGTTCCACGTCACGCCCGAGGACCAGTGGGAGCGCAACGCCGAGAGCTACGAGCTCTTCCGCGACATCTGGCGCGACGGCAGGGTGACCGCCACGCCGAAGTTCCGCCCTGCGCTCCAGGACGCCGAGGTGTGGCCGCGCCCGTTACAGCAGCCGATACGGGTCTGGCACGGCAGCGCCACCAGCAAGGAGTCGGTCGACGTCGCAGCCCGCTACGGTGACCCGCTGTTCTCCGCGAACGTCACCAATCCGATCGAGCCGTACGCCGAGCTGGTGCGCTACTACCGCGAGCGGTGGGAGCACCACGGCCACGACCCGGCGTCCGCCGTGGTGGGGGCGGGTACGGCCGGGTACTACGCGGCCCCCAACTCGCAGGACGCCATCGAGGCCTACCGCCCGGTGTTCGAAGGTCAGCGCGCCTTCCAGAAGCGGCTCGGGCTCGAACCCGTCTTCGCGACGCTGGAGGACTTCGTCGAACGCAGCTCGGCGCTGATCGGCAGCCCGCAGCAGATCGTCGACAAGGTCCACCGCTATCACGACGCCTTCGGCCACACCGTGATGCACCTGCACGCCGACGCCGGCGGCCTCACCGACGTCCAGCACCGGGACTCCCTCGAACTGTTCCAGTCCGACATCGCCCCGGTGCTCCGCAAGGAGATCCCCGATCCGCCCTGGGGCTGGGGTAGCCCCACCCCCGATGAGAAAGCAGCTCAGTGAACAGACGTGTGCCCGCATCAGCCGTGGCAGTGACCGCTGCGCTCGCGCTCGCCGCATGCGGTGGGAGTCCCGGAGGTTCCGGGTCGTCCGGCACCCCGCAATCGGGCGGCACGCTCACCTTCGCCGTCGGATCCGACCAGGGCTGCGTCGACCCGCAGCAGGTCGGCAGCAACGACAGCATCTACTCGCTGCGCCAGACGGTCGACTCGCTGACCGACCAGGACCCGCGGACCGGCCGGATCGTGCCTTGGCTCGCGGAGAAGTGGGAGGTCAGCCCGGACGCGAAGACCTTCACTTTCCACCTGAAGCCCGGTGCCACCTTCAGCGACGGCACGCCGGTGAACGCCGCCGCGGTGAAGGCCGACTTCGACGCCGTCCCCACGCTCGGCGTGAAGGCCCAGCTGGCGATCGGCTACCTCAGCGGTCTCGACGAGACGAAGGTCGTCGACGAGCACACGGTCGAGGTGTCGTTCAAGCAGCCGAACGCGCAGTTCCTGCAGGCGACCTCGACGTTCTCGCTCGGCATCGTGTCGCCGGCCAGCGCCGCGAAGACCCCCGACCAGCGGTGCACCGACGGCATCATCGGCTCCGGACCGTTCGTCCTGGACAAGTACGTCGCGAACCAGTCGATCACCCTCTCCAAGCGCAAGGGCTACGACTGGGGCTCGTCGCTGTGGACGAAGAAGGGCGAGGCCTACCTCGACAAGCTGGTGTTCAAGGTGGTGCCGGAAGCCGGCGTCCGGACGGGCAGCCTCCAGTCCGGCCAGGTCGACGCGATCGGCAGCGTCGGGCTGGCCGACGAGAGCGCGCTGAAGGCCGGCGGTGTCGAGCTGAAGGCACGCGCGAACCCCGGCCTGGTCTTCGGGCTGACCTTCAACAACTCACGGCCGATCGCGCAGGACAAGGCGGTCCGGCAGGCGATCGTCGCGGCGATCGACCGCCAGCAGATCGTCGAGACGGTGTTCCCCACCGGTAGCAAGCCGGCGACCAGCGTCCTGGCCGGCACCACGCCGTTCTACACGAATCTCGGTTCCAAGCTCGCCTTCGACGCGAGCAAGGCCAAGTCGCTGCTGGACGGCGCCGGCTGGAAGCCGGGCGCCGACGGCATCCGGGCCAAGAACGGCACCCGGTTGAGCCTCACCGTGACCTGGGCGGCCAACGCGGGCACCAACCAGCCCACGCTCGAGCTGCTCCAGCAGCAGCTCAAGGCCGTCGGTGTCGAGCTCGAACTGAAGGAGATCCAGATCGCGACGTTCCCGCAGGTCCTCTCCTCGGGCAGCTTCGACGTCTTCTGGGGCAACGCCACCCGGGCCGACCCGGACATCCTGCGCAGCAGCTTCTCGACCAAGCTGGCCAACTTCTACAAGGTGCCGCCGAGCGAACTGGACGACGCCCTGGCTGGTGCGGCGGCCACCGTCGACGCCGCGAAGCGCCAGACCCTGGTGACGCAAGCCCAGAACCTGCTCGTCGACAACGCCTACACCGTCCCGGTGGTCGAGCTCACCACCGAGCTGGGCGTCGGCAAGAACGTGCACGATCTCAACTTCGAGGCCTCCAGCCGGATCCAGCTGCACGACACCTGGAAGGGCTGACCGGTGCGCCGCTACGTGCTGCGCCGGCTCGGCCAGGCCGCCGTCGTGCTACTGGCCGCCTACACGGTGTCGTTCCTGATCCTGGATCTCCTCCCCGGCGATCCGGTCTC contains:
- a CDS encoding GOLPH3/VPS74 family protein, whose translation is MAQPAQLGVPTLAEDLLLLLFQPDSRTIVGENTLFYTLAGAVLADLALGEHVRTGDGRVGSTVVRVVEDHPPADTILRSAWDYVAAKPRGVQTVLAAVGPPLRSQVLERLVLRGELRRETRKTLGLFNRSVLEDGGTGHRARLLDDVRQVLVDGAEPQPRVAALAALISGSGTLPQFDPEIPWSTPVITRAKQLERGNWGAGAAAEAVTRTVTATIINSVIVTATATPQPGSS
- a CDS encoding MerR family transcriptional regulator, with amino-acid sequence MAWSTRELAELADTTVNTIRYYHRLGLLAEPKRRYNGYKQYDAEDLNRLLCIRRLVGLGASLSQIAEVLADQHLTAKILRQVDADLAAEVDRLHRARCDIAVILRDSVQAPAPAGSQ
- a CDS encoding MFS transporter produces the protein MQGLGAGLISAQVLGIIQDHFRGLRRVRALAAYSAAGAAAAVVGPLAAGLLLAVVPDALAWRAVLALSLPFVLATALLTLRFIPVRTREAGRMDLDLPAIVLVGAFVLLVTLPVIDPGIDGDRLRSILGICGLLVAATGVWEYRYAARGRMPLFVPALMTSRGFAAGNLVASLWFGGLIAHSTVLTISLLQGLRWSPLTVAAVLIPGALARIAASSVSSRIYGRLGARLLPIGLAVRAGGALALVIRVAAARPLVERVAQRSP
- a CDS encoding LLM class flavin-dependent oxidoreductase — encoded protein: MSRTLHLGVFYTGVGPQLLWTDPTHAPHTEIDTFVHVARTLERGLFDAFFLGEGLRVRENRGRVHSLDVAGRPDAITQLAVLAGVTERIGLVATQNATYNYPADLARRLASLDLISGGRAGWNVVTTDNAWTGENFRHGGWLPHERRYERAAQFVDAAKALWSGPDTVERATDLVTLRAAATTPKSPQSRPVIFQAGDSPGGRDLAARHADVVFSAHSTYDEAAAYADDLRARLAAYGRAPDSLRILPGTSVVLGDTPAEATDRAQWIRREQTTGPRAIAFLEQFWGKDLSDYDPDGPLPDIEPTDGELDPSRGTLPIEWRTGKLDRIAQWRVLAEAGGFSIRDLVAEVTPRHEGFVGTPGQVADEWARFVGDGVVDGFNLIPQLIPGTIDEIVDRLVPALQDRGIYRTEYTGTTLREHLDLPRP
- a CDS encoding LLM class flavin-dependent oxidoreductase, encoding MAYPHLAVEISGPGAHPAAAGPPGAAFDPDELTRVARLADDAGFALVTLDDSAQPSGGGIEAGVRAAYLALRTQTIGLAPALHVTTTEPFHLATQLASLDIATHGRAAWLVSAQNSAAALATVGREPLAVEALREEVRDVIEVGRQLWDSWEDDAIIKDVATGQFLDPDRVHHINFVGDTFSVIGPLITPRPPQGQVVVLGADTLGVTGQLDIALVDGIDLERQVSRARRDGAPRVFAELDVLLGTDESAQTRLEALDARTPWGPPTRLRHVGSPEALRDLLRRLAEHVDGVRLHPAVLDVDLPGLVEQLNGLGPLRGATLRETLRLPRPINRFATSSREVTAS
- a CDS encoding LLM class flavin-dependent oxidoreductase, encoding MSEFLWYVPNQVRAGHRGDDVVEDHNGLPALTQQALAIEEHGWGGALLGAGWNRPDTFTVATALAARTTTFQPLIAARPGYWHPAHFAAAVTTLDQLSAGRVLINVVSGQDNLAAYGDSEGDQAQRYARTEEFLRLVRQLWTREHVTFRGEHFHVTDSTIAQRPVVRPGRRHPRLYFGGASAAAEKVAATEADVQLFWGEPLDDVRERIERLKRLSDALGREHAPLEFGLRVTTLVRDTTEQAWIDAQARVAKMAEGTIARDADWRTAVGQQRLLGLAERGDVLDDNLYTAPGRFGAAGAATTWLVGSAQDVATSLRRYRELGITHFLLSDTPYLPEIKRQGDQLLPLLREPS
- a CDS encoding LLM class flavin-dependent oxidoreductase; translation: MTRVPLSVLDLVPVSSGSTTADAVRNAVDLARRTEEFGYRRYWFAEHHLNPGVLGSSPSVLIALAAAATSRIRLGSAGFQLGHRTALSVVEEVGLVDALHPGRIDLGLGRSSGRPPSTQATPAPARPSNGLVVPKPFSFARLLGSPRIALHQRLLQLPGAQPPDYGEQIDDLLALLHGTYQYEGVEGHASPGEGADVELWILGSSGGQSATVAGERGLRFAANYHVAPAGVLEAVAAYRAAFRPSEYLDAPYVSVSADVVVADDDATARELAAGYAPWVRSIRTAAGAIAFPTPAEAAAFPWTEEDRELVADRLETQFVGAPDTVARRLLELQEATDADELVVTTITHDHADRVRSYELLAKEWNSVAS
- a CDS encoding LLM class flavin-dependent oxidoreductase, translated to MTTIQSLAFLTPGNYPDDDPYLGLENTLRQFEYGEQLGFDGAWIRQRHLEHGVGFSAGTPPHAELIGHLAFDGDWRTYDLSHNRVSRLVDNLRGDFIGDESTVIHSPGNIQRPRVQPYSPGHVITGEGTDDFTTRKRYLAYAESRYERTLAPNGPKRILFFRDLVGPTEQILEQLSADPVLAQVSDFQIELPYEFEHEDYLQILHDVRMHLAPELGWRPPSGSEGDS